The Sulfolobus acidocaldarius DSM 639 genome has a window encoding:
- a CDS encoding type I 3-dehydroquinate dehydratase — protein MIYISPKLVVALPVKELKDLNRIELLINDVDLVELRLDYLSKFDVDILDLFSKYKEKLIITLRDKDEGGVNYIDPAFKANFVRRMEREKFMYDIEARFALRYQVNVKDKIVSIHYFDNLPEFTEVKEIFDKFDEAYLRKIAVIAKRGYRELLMRVLDNYDNAVVMPMGVNGVERIAFSLLGSKLIYAHAGEETAKGQLHYKDVRRILNQLSTIMSSPST, from the coding sequence GTGATATACATTTCACCTAAGCTCGTTGTAGCCTTACCTGTCAAGGAATTAAAAGATTTAAATAGAATTGAATTGCTTATAAACGACGTTGACTTAGTAGAACTTAGGCTAGATTATCTTAGCAAATTTGACGTTGATATTCTAGACTTGTTCTCAAAATACAAGGAAAAGTTGATTATAACCCTAAGGGATAAGGACGAAGGAGGAGTAAATTATATAGATCCTGCTTTTAAGGCTAACTTTGTCAGACGTATGGAAAGAGAGAAATTTATGTATGATATTGAGGCAAGATTTGCATTAAGATATCAAGTTAATGTTAAAGACAAGATAGTTTCAATTCATTATTTCGATAATCTGCCTGAGTTTACAGAGGTAAAGGAAATTTTTGATAAATTTGATGAAGCATATCTTAGAAAAATAGCTGTAATAGCTAAGAGAGGTTATAGGGAACTTTTGATGAGAGTTCTTGATAATTACGATAATGCAGTTGTTATGCCTATGGGTGTTAATGGAGTAGAGAGAATAGCCTTCTCTCTTCTGGGATCTAAGTTGATATATGCCCATGCTGGCGAAGAAACTGCTAAAGGGCAGTTACATTATAAGGATGTGAGAAGAATCTTAAATCAACTTTCCACAATTATGTCTTCACCATCAACCTGA
- a CDS encoding Rieske (2Fe-2S) protein yields MLRIKRSELKPGEKKKVTIGNEEVILLYLGGGKYYAFQSRCPHLGCDLYKVGVVIREELVCQCHFTHFSINDGRAIKGATKKPLKLYRVQVDGEDIIVES; encoded by the coding sequence ATGTTAAGGATTAAGCGTTCTGAACTAAAACCAGGTGAAAAGAAAAAAGTAACCATTGGAAATGAGGAAGTAATTTTACTTTACCTGGGAGGAGGAAAGTATTACGCATTCCAAAGTAGATGCCCTCACCTGGGTTGCGACCTGTACAAAGTAGGCGTAGTGATTAGAGAAGAATTAGTATGTCAATGCCATTTCACACACTTCTCCATTAATGACGGAAGAGCAATCAAAGGAGCAACCAAGAAACCATTGAAACTATACCGCGTTCAGGTTGATGGTGAAGACATAATTGTGGAAAGTTGA
- a CDS encoding ATP-dependent DNA helicase: MLKLRDWQEKLKDKVIEGLRNNFLVALNAPTGSGKTLFSLLVSLEVKPKVLFVVRTHNEFYPIYRDLTKIREKRNITFSFLVGKPSSCLYAEKGAESEDIPCKYCELKGSIVEVKTDDSPLSLVKKLKKDGLQDKFCPYYSLLNSLYKADVIALTYPYFFIDRYREFIDIDLREYMIVIDEAHNLDKVNELEERSLSEITIQMAIKQSKSEESRRILSKLLNQLREVVLPDEKYIKVENVPKLSKEELEILADDYEDIRKDSLKQGKVNKIHIGSILRFFSLLSIGSFIPFSYSKRLVIKNPEISYYLNLLNDNELSIILMSGTLPPREYMEKVWGIKRNMLYLDVEREIQKRVSGSYECYIGVDVTSKYDMRSDNMWKRYADYLLKIYFQAKANVLVVFPSYEIMDRVMSRISLPKYVESEDSSVEDLYSAISANNKVLIGSVGKGKLAEGIELRNNDRSLISDVVIVGIPYPPPDDYLKILAQRVSLKMNRENEEFLFKIPALVTIKQAIGRAIRDVNDKCNVWLLDKRFESLYWKKNLKCLNANKMKL; the protein is encoded by the coding sequence ATGTTGAAACTCAGGGATTGGCAAGAAAAATTAAAGGACAAAGTTATAGAAGGACTTAGAAATAATTTTTTGGTTGCCTTAAATGCTCCCACTGGTAGTGGGAAGACTCTATTTTCCCTTTTAGTTTCTTTAGAGGTTAAACCGAAAGTATTGTTCGTAGTCAGAACACATAATGAGTTTTACCCAATCTACAGAGACTTAACTAAAATTCGAGAGAAGAGAAATATCACTTTTTCTTTTCTTGTAGGTAAACCCTCATCATGTTTATACGCTGAGAAGGGAGCAGAGAGCGAAGATATTCCATGCAAATATTGTGAGCTTAAAGGCTCTATAGTCGAGGTAAAGACCGATGACTCTCCATTGTCCTTAGTGAAGAAGTTGAAGAAAGACGGACTTCAGGATAAATTCTGCCCCTACTACTCATTACTCAATTCATTATATAAGGCAGACGTTATAGCCCTAACTTATCCATATTTCTTTATAGATCGTTATAGGGAATTTATTGATATAGATTTAAGGGAATATATGATAGTCATAGACGAGGCTCATAACTTAGATAAGGTAAACGAGCTTGAAGAAAGGAGTCTAAGTGAGATTACGATTCAAATGGCGATAAAACAAAGTAAAAGTGAAGAGAGCAGAAGAATATTAAGTAAACTGTTAAATCAGCTTAGAGAAGTTGTCTTACCTGATGAGAAATACATCAAAGTGGAGAATGTTCCTAAGTTATCAAAGGAGGAACTGGAAATCTTAGCTGATGATTATGAAGATATTAGAAAAGACAGTTTAAAGCAAGGCAAGGTAAATAAAATCCATATAGGTTCTATTCTGAGGTTTTTCTCTCTACTGTCTATAGGCTCATTTATTCCCTTTTCATATTCTAAGAGACTAGTTATTAAAAACCCAGAAATATCTTATTATCTAAATCTACTTAATGATAACGAATTGTCAATAATTTTAATGTCTGGTACATTACCGCCTAGGGAATACATGGAGAAGGTTTGGGGTATAAAGAGAAATATGTTATACCTTGATGTAGAAAGGGAAATACAAAAGAGGGTTTCTGGTTCTTACGAGTGTTACATTGGTGTCGACGTTACCTCTAAGTATGATATGAGAAGTGACAATATGTGGAAGAGATATGCTGACTATCTTCTAAAAATATACTTTCAGGCTAAGGCAAATGTTTTGGTAGTATTTCCGTCATACGAGATAATGGATAGGGTTATGTCTAGGATTTCATTACCTAAGTATGTTGAAAGTGAAGACTCTTCAGTAGAGGATCTATACTCTGCAATATCTGCAAATAATAAAGTCCTGATAGGGAGTGTAGGAAAAGGAAAATTAGCCGAAGGCATAGAATTAAGGAACAATGATAGAAGTTTGATTTCTGATGTGGTAATTGTGGGTATACCTTACCCACCACCTGATGATTACTTGAAAATTTTAGCCCAAAGGGTTTCATTGAAGATGAATAGGGAAAATGAGGAGTTTTTGTTTAAGATTCCAGCTTTAGTTACAATAAAACAGGCTATAGGAAGGGCTATTCGTGATGTAAATGACAAGTGTAATGTATGGCTTTTGGACAAGCGTTTCGAGTCCCTTTATTGGAAGAAAAATCTAAAATGTTTGAATGCGAATAAAATGAAGCTATGA
- a CDS encoding thioredoxin family protein encodes MSKVEIFTHKTCTECGILMEFLERNKLLGKVTIIDTELYPFLAFERGVISTPSIFVDGKLVYAGVVDYDELLKILQDKKVIVEVNKDELVNKLMFGVVNSFAATAWLYVNRDFDALMAQKDFVLAVTGLSLVDDKSADEYYTYLRNIIVKEGEKYVDEWKEKMLRVIATNFIRELYLLYRKKLSDEEIMRKYPLEVFAHWLMIRGGAVGRVGLRIHPLSDNQVLEKISEVYVYTLSNAKQLWDKVIKEQEELAKKSALYEQARFISI; translated from the coding sequence ATGAGTAAAGTAGAGATTTTTACGCATAAGACTTGTACTGAGTGCGGTATTTTAATGGAATTTCTAGAGAGAAATAAACTTCTAGGAAAAGTGACCATAATAGACACAGAACTATATCCATTTTTAGCATTCGAGAGAGGAGTGATCTCAACTCCCTCAATATTCGTTGACGGTAAACTAGTGTATGCTGGAGTAGTTGATTATGACGAGCTCCTGAAAATACTGCAAGATAAAAAGGTTATTGTGGAGGTAAATAAGGACGAATTGGTAAATAAACTGATGTTTGGCGTAGTTAATTCGTTTGCAGCTACAGCCTGGCTTTATGTAAATAGAGATTTTGATGCTTTGATGGCTCAAAAGGACTTTGTCTTGGCTGTTACAGGTTTATCACTCGTTGATGACAAAAGTGCTGATGAGTATTATACATATCTCAGAAATATAATTGTGAAGGAAGGGGAGAAATATGTTGACGAGTGGAAAGAGAAGATGTTAAGAGTTATTGCTACTAATTTCATCAGAGAACTTTACTTACTCTATAGGAAAAAGCTAAGTGATGAAGAGATTATGAGGAAATATCCGTTGGAAGTCTTTGCCCATTGGCTAATGATCAGAGGAGGGGCTGTGGGCAGGGTAGGTCTAAGAATTCATCCTCTCTCCGATAATCAAGTGTTAGAGAAGATCAGTGAGGTTTACGTTTATACATTGTCTAATGCAAAACAATTGTGGGATAAAGTGATAAAAGAACAGGAAGAGCTGGCGAAGAAAAGTGCTTTATATGAGCAGGCAAGATTCATAAGTATATAA
- a CDS encoding sulfurtransferase TusA family protein, translating into MSQQLRLDLRGKSCDEYILEISKVLVNMKPGDILNIIADKDRIMCTHQLLRNAPRYLFKGDVVDDHAEISIRRLR; encoded by the coding sequence ATGAGTCAACAGTTAAGACTGGATTTAAGAGGAAAGAGTTGCGACGAATATATCTTGGAGATCTCAAAGGTACTGGTTAACATGAAACCTGGTGACATACTGAACATAATAGCTGATAAGGATAGGATAATGTGCACGCATCAGTTACTTAGAAATGCACCGAGATACTTATTTAAGGGAGACGTTGTAGATGACCACGCTGAGATATCCATAAGGAGGCTAAGATGA
- a CDS encoding superoxide dismutase, with the protein MTQVIQLKRYEFPQLPYKVDALEPYISKDIIDVHYNGHHKGYVNGANSLLDRLEKLIKGDLPQGQYDLQGILRGLTFNINGHKLHAIYWNNMAPAGKGGGKPGGALADLINKQYGSFDRFKQVFSESANSLPGSGWTVLYYDNESGNLQIMTVENHFMNHIAELPVILIVDEFEHAYYLQYKNKRGDYLNAWWNVVNWDDAEKRLQKYLNK; encoded by the coding sequence ATGACCCAAGTTATTCAGTTAAAAAGATATGAATTTCCACAACTTCCATACAAAGTAGATGCATTAGAACCCTATATCAGCAAAGATATAATAGATGTCCACTATAACGGACACCATAAGGGATATGTTAATGGTGCAAACTCCCTTCTAGATAGATTAGAGAAATTGATTAAGGGCGACCTACCTCAAGGACAATACGATCTACAGGGCATATTGAGGGGTTTAACATTCAATATTAACGGTCACAAATTACACGCAATATATTGGAATAACATGGCTCCTGCTGGTAAGGGAGGAGGAAAGCCTGGTGGTGCTTTAGCTGACCTGATCAATAAACAATATGGAAGCTTCGACAGGTTTAAACAGGTATTTAGTGAATCAGCCAATAGTTTACCTGGATCTGGCTGGACTGTACTATATTATGATAACGAGTCCGGTAACCTACAGATAATGACAGTGGAGAACCACTTCATGAATCATATTGCGGAGTTGCCAGTGATCTTGATAGTAGACGAGTTTGAACATGCATATTATCTTCAGTACAAGAACAAGAGAGGAGACTACCTGAACGCCTGGTGGAATGTAGTAAACTGGGACGATGCCGAAAAGAGATTACAGAAGTATCTAAATAAGTAA
- a CDS encoding nucleotidyltransferase family protein, with amino-acid sequence MVSAIVLAGGYATRLRPLSLTKPKALLPVLGKPLMDYTLYSLASSDVDTIYLSLRVMADKVLDHVKQLNLQKNIVSVIEESRLGDAGPLKFINSKYNLSDDVIVVYGDIYAEIDFNKLLEYHQSKGCNATLTATQVEDPSRYGVLITDGHRLIQIIEKPKTPLSNLVNAGIYVFKKELLNKIDGLSISRDFLPKLLVSDTCVSVYPYKGLWMDIGVPRDYMRINLELLTLKYPKGFISQSAKVSEKAELFPPFYIGDNTTVGEGSSIRNSIIGVNNRIGNGSCVEESILMNDVMLGDFSLIKESVIGDEVSLGKWNRVDGAIIGDGVLIHDQVFINRDTIILPDKEVAESVYDKGKIIL; translated from the coding sequence ATGGTATCTGCTATAGTTCTTGCAGGTGGATACGCAACTAGACTAAGACCATTAAGCTTAACAAAACCTAAAGCACTTCTTCCTGTACTAGGAAAACCATTAATGGACTATACACTCTACTCTCTAGCATCTTCAGACGTTGATACGATATATCTCTCCTTGAGGGTCATGGCTGATAAAGTTCTCGACCATGTTAAGCAGTTAAACTTACAGAAAAACATAGTTTCCGTTATAGAGGAGAGTAGGCTAGGAGATGCTGGTCCACTCAAATTCATAAATTCAAAGTATAACCTATCTGATGACGTGATAGTGGTTTATGGAGACATATATGCTGAGATAGATTTCAATAAATTATTAGAATATCATCAGAGTAAAGGCTGTAATGCAACACTTACAGCTACTCAAGTGGAGGATCCCTCTAGGTATGGCGTATTAATAACAGATGGTCATAGATTAATTCAGATTATAGAAAAACCCAAAACTCCATTAAGCAACTTAGTAAATGCTGGAATATATGTATTTAAAAAAGAGTTATTAAACAAGATAGACGGCTTGTCTATAAGCAGAGACTTTTTACCGAAATTGTTGGTTTCTGATACCTGTGTATCAGTATATCCATATAAGGGGTTGTGGATGGACATAGGAGTTCCCAGGGACTATATGAGAATAAACCTAGAACTGTTGACACTAAAATATCCAAAAGGGTTCATCTCACAAAGTGCTAAGGTAAGTGAGAAAGCAGAACTATTTCCCCCATTTTACATAGGCGATAATACGACCGTGGGTGAAGGCTCAAGTATTAGGAATTCGATAATCGGAGTAAATAACAGGATAGGGAATGGTAGCTGTGTCGAGGAGAGTATACTGATGAATGATGTGATGTTAGGTGATTTCTCTCTTATCAAGGAAAGTGTAATTGGTGATGAGGTAAGTCTAGGTAAATGGAATAGAGTAGATGGGGCAATAATCGGTGATGGCGTTTTAATACATGATCAGGTGTTCATAAACAGGGATACAATAATATTGCCCGATAAGGAAGTTGCTGAGTCGGTATACGATAAAGGGAAAATAATACTTTGA
- a CDS encoding thioredoxin domain-containing protein: MNRLGNVSSAFLKLSSESPIDWFPWSDEAFDKAKKEDKPVLVDVGASWCHWCHVMDETTYEDKEVIDLINKNFVAIKVDRDEMPDLDRRLQLAVSSITGESGWPLTVFMTPDGKVFFGGTYFPPEDSYGRVGFKRLLNEIIRLWKNERDKIFQTANSLHSSLQNLGYQKVEAQWDQVESIVSYIASNFDFQNGGLLGSMKFPHPTIDQLLIAYSFYTKSDTEAKLSMFTLKKMYYGGIFDQVGGGFHRYTVDNEWYVPHFEKLLIDNAELLISYTQAYMQSEDIEILDAMNMTVNFILRELSTVDGFSNSVDADSEGVEGFYYTWTLKEFQEALGGEDINFWIRFFNVDTGKEVEGRKVLRRNYDLRELSKRFKDPIGKLNDVRERLRVYREERRKYPFIDTNVYTHSNCRTAEALTLAYPITGKGLNEALKVIDMINTKITRRLTGGKDGLPEDYASALLALLSAYEVTGKMKYRDLALRIGRELKEMDYNYPIDSPNESNASLANKGLLKLSLLDESFKFTPNSYSIDSPYIAGVTFNSMAFEKGLAHIVVVDEKDGKAKDLHLSALKIYHPFKVVELVSEDSIDMLPSFIKSMVNYNKGSSRVYVCIGNTCNLPVDSSEKIRLLLGGKT; the protein is encoded by the coding sequence ATGAATAGATTAGGTAACGTAAGTAGTGCATTTCTTAAACTATCCTCAGAGAGTCCTATTGATTGGTTTCCGTGGAGTGATGAGGCTTTTGATAAGGCAAAAAAAGAGGATAAGCCAGTATTGGTAGACGTTGGCGCTTCATGGTGTCACTGGTGCCACGTAATGGATGAGACAACTTATGAGGACAAGGAGGTCATCGATTTAATTAACAAAAACTTTGTTGCAATTAAAGTAGATAGGGATGAGATGCCTGACTTGGATAGGAGACTTCAGCTTGCTGTAAGCTCGATTACTGGAGAATCTGGTTGGCCTTTAACGGTATTTATGACACCTGATGGTAAGGTGTTTTTCGGCGGAACATATTTTCCTCCAGAGGACTCCTACGGTAGGGTTGGTTTCAAGAGACTTCTTAATGAGATTATAAGATTATGGAAGAATGAGAGGGATAAAATATTTCAGACTGCTAATTCTCTTCACTCTTCACTTCAGAATCTAGGATATCAAAAAGTTGAAGCCCAATGGGATCAAGTGGAGAGCATAGTGAGTTATATTGCATCAAATTTTGACTTTCAAAACGGTGGACTCTTAGGTAGTATGAAATTTCCTCACCCAACTATAGATCAGCTCTTAATTGCTTACTCTTTCTACACAAAGAGTGATACTGAGGCTAAACTTTCTATGTTTACGTTAAAGAAGATGTATTATGGTGGGATCTTTGACCAGGTCGGTGGTGGGTTTCATAGATACACCGTAGACAATGAATGGTACGTTCCGCATTTTGAAAAACTCCTTATAGATAATGCTGAACTTCTAATTAGTTACACGCAGGCTTACATGCAAAGTGAGGATATTGAAATATTGGACGCGATGAATATGACTGTGAACTTCATTCTCAGGGAGTTAAGCACTGTGGATGGGTTTTCAAATAGTGTCGATGCGGACTCAGAAGGTGTAGAAGGGTTCTACTATACATGGACGTTAAAGGAGTTTCAGGAAGCTCTCGGTGGAGAAGATATTAACTTTTGGATCAGATTTTTCAATGTTGATACTGGAAAAGAAGTTGAAGGCAGAAAAGTGTTAAGAAGGAATTATGATTTAAGAGAATTAAGTAAAAGGTTCAAGGATCCAATAGGTAAACTGAATGATGTTAGGGAAAGATTAAGAGTCTATAGAGAAGAGAGAAGAAAGTATCCCTTTATCGACACAAATGTATATACTCACTCTAACTGTAGAACAGCTGAGGCTTTAACATTAGCTTATCCAATTACAGGTAAAGGTTTAAATGAAGCCCTTAAGGTAATAGATATGATAAACACTAAGATTACTAGAAGACTAACGGGGGGTAAAGATGGCTTACCCGAAGATTATGCATCTGCTTTACTAGCCTTATTATCAGCCTATGAGGTAACAGGTAAAATGAAGTATAGAGATCTAGCCCTTAGGATAGGAAGAGAATTAAAGGAGATGGACTATAATTACCCTATTGATTCTCCCAATGAGAGTAATGCGTCTTTAGCTAACAAAGGACTGCTGAAGTTATCGCTTTTAGATGAGTCATTTAAGTTTACTCCTAATTCTTATTCAATAGATTCCCCTTACATTGCAGGTGTAACATTTAACTCAATGGCTTTTGAGAAAGGTTTAGCTCATATTGTGGTAGTTGACGAAAAAGACGGTAAGGCTAAAGATCTTCACCTATCTGCACTGAAAATATATCATCCTTTCAAGGTCGTGGAGCTCGTGAGTGAAGACTCTATAGATATGCTTCCCTCTTTTATAAAATCCATGGTTAATTACAATAAAGGTTCCAGTAGAGTTTATGTGTGTATAGGTAATACTTGTAATTTACCGGTAGACTCTTCAGAGAAGATTAGATTATTATTAGGTGGTAAAACATGA
- a CDS encoding SDR family NAD(P)-dependent oxidoreductase — translation MRLKGRRVLIAGTSTGLGYAVAYFSINEGAEVVLNARSEKKLVEIVKSLGDKASYVVGDVSTPQGARDVVSRAGNITDLVITVGGYLEDTVESPSGLDEMLKNHIKTPLYLVNASLEKLHEGSTIVMVSSTRALYTALPNQLSYAIAKSGLTKAVEILASELLNKGIRVVGVAPSFIMGDFVPGRDWRKMRKLGDAGAPPEDFAQVITWLLSNEAQWVNGVVIPVDGGARLKWV, via the coding sequence ATGAGATTGAAGGGAAGAAGGGTTTTAATTGCAGGTACAAGTACAGGTTTAGGTTATGCTGTAGCCTATTTTAGTATAAACGAAGGTGCTGAGGTAGTTCTTAATGCCAGAAGTGAGAAAAAACTTGTGGAAATAGTAAAATCTTTGGGGGATAAAGCCAGCTATGTTGTAGGGGATGTCTCAACCCCCCAAGGGGCTAGGGATGTAGTTAGTAGGGCTGGAAACATAACTGATTTAGTGATCACAGTAGGTGGGTATTTAGAGGATACAGTGGAATCTCCAAGTGGATTAGACGAAATGTTGAAAAACCACATAAAAACACCACTATATTTGGTTAATGCCTCGTTGGAAAAGCTTCATGAAGGTTCCACAATAGTTATGGTATCATCAACTAGGGCATTATATACAGCATTGCCAAACCAACTGTCTTATGCAATTGCGAAATCGGGTTTAACCAAGGCAGTAGAGATCCTAGCATCTGAATTGCTGAATAAGGGAATAAGGGTTGTTGGTGTAGCGCCAAGCTTTATAATGGGTGATTTCGTACCAGGTAGGGATTGGAGAAAGATGAGAAAATTAGGTGATGCAGGTGCACCGCCTGAAGATTTTGCTCAAGTTATAACATGGTTATTGAGTAATGAGGCACAATGGGTTAATGGAGTAGTTATTCCAGTTGATGGCGGTGCTAGACTGAAGTGGGTGTAG
- the nucS gene encoding endonuclease NucS, with protein sequence MFKVLLEPDLQEALIFLNESVNALLTIYSECEILYSGRAKSRASLSPRLTIIKPDGSVIIHGPTKREPVNWQPPGSRIEYSIESGVLTVNAERKRPKERLSILHHRVYYITSSEVKPGEFFLVGREKDEVDFIINNPDVIEGGFKPIHREYRTPYGTVDLIGKDKEGNLVVLEFKRAKASLQAVSQLYRYIMYFKEIGENARGILVAPGISENALNLLKRLELEYVNISDKLGDSTISRPINYVPNLQRD encoded by the coding sequence ATGTTCAAGGTATTACTCGAGCCTGATTTACAGGAGGCTTTAATTTTCCTCAATGAATCGGTGAATGCTCTACTTACAATTTATTCTGAATGCGAAATCTTATATTCAGGCAGGGCTAAATCACGAGCCTCTCTCTCACCGAGACTTACAATTATCAAACCAGATGGGAGTGTTATAATCCACGGACCTACTAAAAGAGAGCCTGTAAATTGGCAACCTCCAGGATCGAGAATAGAGTACAGTATAGAGAGTGGAGTATTGACAGTAAATGCTGAAAGGAAGAGACCAAAGGAAAGACTCTCCATTCTGCACCACAGAGTCTACTATATTACCTCTTCAGAGGTTAAGCCTGGAGAGTTCTTTCTAGTGGGAAGAGAGAAGGATGAAGTGGACTTCATTATAAATAACCCTGATGTAATAGAGGGTGGATTTAAGCCAATTCACCGAGAGTATCGCACTCCCTATGGTACCGTAGACCTAATAGGGAAGGATAAAGAGGGTAATTTAGTTGTTTTAGAGTTTAAAAGAGCTAAAGCTTCGCTTCAGGCTGTATCTCAACTATATAGGTATATAATGTATTTTAAGGAGATTGGAGAGAACGCCAGAGGAATCCTAGTTGCGCCCGGTATCTCTGAGAACGCTTTAAATTTACTTAAGCGGTTAGAATTAGAGTATGTTAATATTTCTGATAAGCTCGGCGATAGTACTATTAGCAGACCTATTAATTACGTACCAAATTTACAGAGAGATTAA
- a CDS encoding glycosyltransferase — protein MLIFLISSAIVLLADLLITYQIYREIKVRREVSGNQGGFASVIIPVRGLDVNAEENLKSLLSQDYSAYEVIYVVDDENDPIVPILRKYNVKVVVSNKNCDICSGKINAQLEGLKHARGDIIVFADSDTWFPKYWLKELVSPLSNYVATTVFSWAKPVRLTIGNIIRAGFWTLGFESQAVGGTFLWGGSMAFKREFFDERVIQELKTQWCDDCTLTRIAKERGKLGFVFNAMPLNFYDETQLITWSKRQLITVWRYSRRGVNGFIIVAIFMLAFLFLIPFNVFAITPFIFWVFKNILRSYKIGLSNSIIPSLASILAIFYSLFLIALTLREKNIIWRGKIYKV, from the coding sequence ATGTTAATATTTCTGATAAGCTCGGCGATAGTACTATTAGCAGACCTATTAATTACGTACCAAATTTACAGAGAGATTAAGGTTCGAAGAGAGGTAAGTGGAAATCAAGGGGGCTTCGCTTCCGTAATTATTCCTGTTAGAGGTTTGGATGTAAACGCAGAGGAAAACCTCAAATCCCTTTTATCACAGGATTATTCAGCATATGAGGTAATCTATGTAGTCGATGACGAAAATGATCCCATAGTTCCTATCCTTAGGAAATACAACGTGAAAGTTGTTGTAAGTAATAAAAACTGTGACATATGTAGTGGGAAAATAAATGCCCAGTTAGAGGGACTAAAACACGCAAGAGGGGATATAATAGTATTTGCCGATTCAGATACATGGTTCCCTAAGTATTGGCTAAAAGAACTAGTATCCCCATTATCTAACTATGTTGCAACAACGGTGTTTTCATGGGCAAAGCCTGTTAGGCTTACAATCGGTAATATAATAAGGGCGGGATTTTGGACCTTAGGGTTCGAGAGCCAGGCTGTAGGGGGAACATTCCTTTGGGGAGGGTCTATGGCTTTCAAAAGGGAATTCTTCGACGAGAGGGTAATTCAGGAGTTAAAAACTCAGTGGTGCGATGATTGTACCTTAACAAGGATAGCCAAAGAAAGAGGAAAATTAGGTTTTGTATTCAACGCAATGCCGTTAAATTTCTACGACGAAACCCAATTGATAACATGGAGTAAAAGGCAACTAATAACAGTGTGGAGATACTCAAGGAGGGGAGTCAATGGATTTATAATTGTAGCAATCTTCATGCTAGCTTTTCTCTTCTTGATACCCTTCAACGTATTTGCAATAACTCCCTTCATCTTTTGGGTTTTTAAAAATATTTTGAGAAGTTATAAGATAGGTCTGTCCAATTCAATAATTCCTTCATTAGCCTCGATATTAGCAATATTTTACTCATTGTTCTTAATCGCCTTAACTTTAAGAGAAAAGAATATTATATGGAGAGGTAAAATTTATAAAGTGTGA
- a CDS encoding ParA family protein, with translation MIITVINQKGGVGKTTTSVNLSYTLSKNKNTALLDLDPEGGATISFGIKREKREYPLGGKSVNIFNVEVFLAHIGLLKLELNGDIESIVSSLKKLAENFDFLVIDTPPNLGTLAVSAMIAGDKIVTPITPQPLVLEAAKNLDSRLQGLRKPAIAFTNMSKKSVKLELPSVKSIDLSIPQSKLFSEATRLGVPALRYEEFRVKRPKFSQLYEDLAKVVIEG, from the coding sequence ATGATAATCACTGTCATCAATCAGAAAGGAGGTGTAGGGAAAACTACAACCTCCGTAAATCTCTCTTACACTTTATCCAAAAATAAAAATACGGCATTACTAGACCTTGATCCCGAAGGTGGAGCTACAATATCATTTGGAATAAAGAGGGAAAAAAGGGAATATCCATTAGGAGGAAAAAGTGTGAATATATTTAACGTGGAAGTATTTCTTGCACATATTGGTCTACTCAAACTAGAGCTCAATGGTGATATAGAGTCTATAGTCTCCTCTCTTAAGAAACTTGCCGAGAACTTTGACTTTCTAGTCATAGATACTCCCCCTAACTTGGGCACATTAGCAGTCTCTGCCATGATTGCTGGGGATAAGATAGTTACACCAATTACCCCACAACCCCTTGTGCTAGAGGCTGCCAAGAATCTGGATTCTAGACTGCAGGGTCTAAGGAAACCTGCAATAGCATTTACGAACATGAGTAAGAAATCTGTAAAGCTTGAGCTACCTTCAGTCAAGAGTATAGACTTATCAATCCCACAGTCTAAACTTTTCTCTGAAGCCACTAGACTCGGAGTTCCAGCCCTTAGATATGAAGAATTTAGAGTGAAGAGACCTAAGTTTTCACAATTATATGAAGACTTAGCTAAAGTGGTGATAGAAGGATGA